TTTCTTGTCTACTTATGGTcacaattataaattaattattgaACTATAACTTGAAGGAGGAGTTTGAGGAATATGCTCAGAAAGCAAAAAGTCTTCCTGATGGTACTACAAATGAAAACAAGCTTATACTATATGGACTCAACAAGCAAGCAACAGTTGGACCTGTAAATACAGGTTATACATATGTCTCCAATATTAATCAAGTAGATTTAGTTAAACTAAACTAACTAAAAATTACATGTATATATTTGTCAAAACTTAAAAACAATTTTGTCTATGTAGATCGTCCGGGTATGTTCAGCATGACAGAGAGGGCAAAATGGGATGCTTGGAAAGCTGTTGAAGGTATTGTTCTTCTACTAATACATCTTTTTATATGATGTGATTTTGTGCAAGTGTTACAAAGCTAGACATAAGTGTATAAAACGTGTAAACCAATAAGGTTTTCCTATTCAGACTACCCAGGGCTAGTATTTTTACTCAGATGTGAACCATGTTATTCCGTGACCGTCTGACCATTTCTCAGTTTCTAGTTAGGTTTGAATATGAGACCGGACCCCAACCACTAGACTATCttggatgtttttttttttttttttttttttttgttaacggTGGAACCCCAACTACGAAGCAGGCACATTGGCCCCAACGCAGCGAGTAAACCACCGGGTAAACCGCAAGCCGACCCTCACGGTTACCACGAAAAGCAACCTCAGGTGAACTCCCTTTTTGAACGAGATGGCAGTGCCAAGAATCGAACCCGGGTGGCTCCCTTCACTGGAAGTGTCGGTGGCCATCCAGGCTATGCCTGAATGGTTTATCTTGGATGGTTACATAAGTGTATAAAGCAATGTTCAATTAATTCGACTCTGGTCATTCGAATAACTTATCAGATTGATTGGAACATATTTTGTAATTTGAATGACATAGGTACATTGTTATTTTATGACATTAGCCCATTTAATTAACGTTGTACAACTTGTTTCTCGTGTTGTGACAGCAAAATCCAAGGAGGAAGCAATGAGTGATTATATCACCAAGGTCAAACAGTTGCTCGAAGAAGCTGGATCCTCGACTTGAGATCATTAGCCCGCATGTTAGAAGAATTTGTTCAAGCAAGACATTTTTTGAAGGAGTACGGTTATGATTTACATACGATTGTTGTCAATTTTCTTCCATAATACATGAATCCTATATGCTTATAGGATTCATGTGAAACATTAAGATAGCAGATGTGAAAGAATGAGACACAGAATATTGAATTCCAACAAATTTAATTTTACCATATTTTCTTTATTATAAAACGAGTACAATGAActttaaacaaaacaaaacaacATTTAAAGCTATTTGAAGACATATAACTTAATAATTTTACAACATCACTATATCAAACAGTACAGGTGAGTTTTTACTTGTTATTATTCAAGACATGATAACTAGATTTTAGTTTGCGTAAACACCGACAAAATTAGTGACACTCGAACCCACATATATTGCACCGTTTTCTTCCTGAACCACTGCAATATTCATGTTCAGGAACTGGGTTAGGGGCACAGTTTGGAGCACAGTTGCAGACCCATTAACCCTTAACCCTTGAGATTCAGTGATCATTTGGACCTGTTTCTCGACCGCCACCCAAAACTCACCATCATTTGTAGCCCTTTTAATATTTTTCGGGCTCCCAAAGTTGGTCAAGAATACTTCATTTGTGTCCCTTTTTGGTCCCTGCAGCCAATACCTTTGAATCTTCTGGTTCACAGACTCTGGAACCAAAACATATTTCCGATCACTACTAACCGTTGGACCACCTACTCCTGAAAGCCCACTTAACAACACGGTTACTCGTTGAGTTCTTGGATCGTATTTCAATAGCCTACCGGTTGAGTCGGGTGCAAACCCTTCTTCTACACTGTTTCTGCACATAAAGTAGTTAATACACGGTTTCTATAAATTTATAGTAAGGATTTTGCAAACAACAGCACTAAAGGTTGTCGTTAATGTGCATAAATTCATTGTACATAGTGGTTGTCTAGCCGAAATTGACTTTTTATGGCTGTTATGCAAATGTACAATGAATTTATGCACCTTAACGACAACCGTTAGAGTTATCGTTAGGAAAATCCTTATAATAAAAGCTAATGTTGCAAATTTACCTTATGTTATAAGTTAAACTAGAATCGGTCAAATAAACATTTCCAGTATATGATTCAACATCAATACCAGAAAGGTAGTTGAAACCCCCCGAAAGCTGAGTCGCAAGGCCACCGTTGAATCCTACAACGAGGAGCCCAAAGAACGCGTCGGTGATATAAATATCACTAgttttataattaaaactaatagccAATGGTCTCCCACATGTTGGTCCTAATTTCAGATCATTTGTACCATCACATAATTGCTTGGTCCTGAAATGCATAAGTAGGTGATTAGTAACCTTAAATCTAAATTACTCAAAAaatgataaatttcggtcatttgATGAAAAGTAGCGAAACATACCGGATAGGTGAAGTGTAGGCAAAATCAACGAAGCCAACGATGGGACCGTTCCATTTGAGGATCCTACCGTCTGCAACTGTCACATAGGGACCTTCACCTGCACGATCGAATGCAGCTGATTCAGGACCGATGACATTTGGAGGCAATACGAGTTTGTCAAATGTGTTGTAAGACAAAACACTTTTTAAAAGGGAGAATGAAACAACGAGATTAACTAAGAACAGGCTGATTGTATTCATAGCTATGTacaatttatgtatgtatgtaaacaCTGGTTTATTAGTTGTAGAATTTGAGGTGTAGATTTTCATGTGATTTCTActtctatatatatacacattctAACACACTGTAACTACACACACATACTATTAATGTAGCAGCAACTAGTTACAGTTGACAGTTGCTTCTCCCTTTTACAGTGAAAGATGATTGCTTAGACTTGGCTAAAAGCTAGCCGACTCTGTTCATTTGTGGAGATTGCATTGTCTTAATACCCTGCATTGAATTGCATTGTCAACAGTTTCTTATCcttttttctataaaaaaaaaataaaataaaaaaaataactattaATTATTCAGCATGATCATTTAGGTAAATTTATAGTTTCTTGTTATCTTGAAAATGAAAAACGATATTCTAAGGGGCTGTAGAGTTTGGAATCCACACCTTTATTAtaatagaaaaaaaataaagaatatGTTATTGTTatatgaggaatattcatttgagtccataaattaagttgagattcaagggaccaatgagagtgcgacatgtgtcgcgaaaatcacatgtgattgaaaaaaaaattcaaaaatttttttttgaaaaaaaaaattttaaattttttttttcgaaatttaaaaaaaaaaattttaattttttttttttttacaatcacatgtgatttacctgcacaatcacatgtgattgaattgtacaatcacatgtgattggatttgccatgcacaatcacatgtgattgggtttacaatcacatgtgattgacatgcataatcacatgtgattttttaaaaaaaaaattcgaaaaaaaaaagtttcgaaaaaaattcgaaaaaaaaaaaaatttcgaaaaaaaattaaaaaaaaaaaattttgaattttttttttcaatcacatgtgattttcgcgccacatgtcgcgttctcattggtccctttgttttcaagcgaatttatggatgcaagtgattacaactctattGTTATATATCTAACTTGGGTATAGAAACTATACAAACTACAttattttgttttaaaaataaacaactcacacttcactcttcataataTGATCACATTTTACTATCATCCATCAAATTTTACCATCATCCATCAATGAACAAGTAAATCAATTTACAAGTAAATTATTTAATTAAAGCATTAGATTCGGTTCCGTTGATGTGGAATTGTTTTTTGGGTCTCGGCCAATCACATCGAATGAGCAGGTTCATGTTTCACATGATCACCATGATGGGCCAAAGAGTTTTCAAGACATGGGTGCTATTCGATCTAGGATTTTTGTTTCGGGTCTCACAAATCACGGACGTGTCACGAAGGTAATGAATAATAAGTTGATTCCGTTGCTATTAATTCTGATTCTGAACCAAACGACGATAACTTAACGTTTGCAAAAAGATTGGCTCGACTgaagaaggaaaagaagaaaaAGGAAGAAGCTTTGAAGGATATTCGAGGGGATGTAATGAAAGGTGATAGGCATTCACCGATTTTGATTGGGCGTAATGGAAGGTTTTATTGTGACTGCGAGGTTCTTTCGTGTAAAGGATATTGCAAGTCAAGGTATGTTCTAAATAGGAAGGTTCCTAGAGATCTCTTTGAAAGCGTGAATTTGCGGTTAAGAAGGAATGTTGCATCTACCTCGGGTTCTTTTAAGCTCGTGGATCATGAAAAAGATTTGGAGTATGGGGACGCCATTCAGAATTTGTTTATGGCGGGTAAGGTAGATAAGAAATGTGGTATTGCGGGCACGGGCAATACCGCTTCTTCGGGGTTGACAAAGTATGGTATCACCAAAGAGGCTTTTGTGGCTTTTGATAATATGATGACGTGTATGGCCGAGAGTGATCTGGGTACGGCAAATCTTATTAATTCAAGTGAAACCCGCGACCGCCGGCTAAGAAAAAGAATCACCAAAAGCGTAAGGAGAATGTGGTTGAAGGTGCCGAAATGGCTAAATTCGGCGTGTTCATTAAGGACATTTGAGGTTTTTTTTCGGTTCCAAGTTTCTTGATTTGTTGTAATCTTTGTTGTTTGTATTTCATTGTATCGTCTAATTTGTTTTTTTAGTTTGGTTTTGGATTACGTTAGGTGAGTCTCGGTATAGTTAGTTCGTTGGTAGCCATTTTCTAGGTTCGAGCATTACCAAAGATCCTCTTATATAATTCTTGTTGAATTCGTTTTATTTTTCGAAAACGTTTTCctattttataaaagtttttgttatttaaaaaaaaaaaaaggtaaaacaATGTATATGTACAATACCTAAACATCACTTGCATGCCAAAGAAATTGTCACACATTCACGAGAAGAAGAACGGAAGCTCATTGGCTATTGGCATGGCTTTGGCTTGTGTTTGGCATGACGGATGGGAGTCCTCTTAGAGTGGTATAAAAGGGGAGTGGAAGCAAAATTTTGATAGTTTCATGACTTCATCTCATTCATCCAACTTAACATCTAACCATATAAACATTGTATACTTGACATCCATTCAAAAAAAACCTTAATAAACTAACACAATTTAGGGTCGGGTCCACTTTTGTATCAGTTTAGGGTCGTATAATGAAGAATTCAATGTGAGTTGGTTAGTTTTATTAACAAAATAATGTAGTTTGTTTAGGTTGTATAGCCAAGTTACGTACATGACAGCCACATATTCCCTTGTATCTTCGTAATATTACACTTTGCAAGATGATGTAGTCAATAAGCTCGAGATCAAATTCTAGGTTCTCTTAAGAATTAAGATATCACTTGGTTAAGAGCTTACTTATCTGGTATTCccaattataaaatatgattttagATTGCTAATAGCACTTAATATCTTACATGTTACATAAAGATTGATTGATAGTCATTAAGTTAAAAGTCCAAGCCTTTGCGCGTAAGAACTTAAGTATAAAGTCTAACGCAACATAGGTAATATTTTTGTCAGAAGTTACTGAAAACTATGGTTTTCGGAAGGATGAACTTTGATTGATATTGACACAAAGTGTGAATTCAAAAACAAGCATACAATCCAGTTCACTACTTTTGTGAATTAAATACAAACGTTCGTTAACTTAAAATTTGTGAAAGGATATGGCGTGTAATATTAGCATATATCCATAtcagaatgtttttttttttttctttttccccaCTTGATAACAATCTTGCAATCTTTTGTAAAATATAGTTGCTGTTTATCACAAGttaatgacagatttatttcattaacattattaaacaGATTAAAACAGATTATAATAAACCAAACTAATAATCTCTGATTCAAACACAAGTCATCCAAATAGGTAATAGAATCTCTGATCTTTAAAGAAAACAACATTTAAAACTGTTACCAAAATATAATCAAATCTTGAAACCAAGACTTTTtgttttttatttcttttcttccTTCTCTGCCTCAGCAGCCCTCTTGAGCCTTGCACCCAAGTGACGTTTGTTGGTTCTCTCAAGACGTATCTTGGCAAACGCGTTGAACGATTTCATCTCATCGGTAACCTTCACAAGTTCTGTAACGGGCTTCTCCCTAACAATCGGCAACACTGGACCTTGAACCTGGGTCGCACTTGCAAGCTCCTCTGGCGTAGAATCACCAGCCTAATACAGAACAAAAAAAATCAACAAACAACcaatatacaaaaataaataaaaaattaacataaaaatacaaagaAAAAAAGAAAGTCCACCTTGGTCTTCCTTGCACGTCTTGGGAAAACGACAAGTTTAGCCTTAAAAGTTTTTAGTCTCTGCACATTGGCCTGCAAACCTTCCAAAGAACGGTTTCTGCGACGATGATCCACAGCAATACCAATAGTTGGAGCAAGCTTTTTTGGGATACCTGCAGCCTGTTGTTAACAAATTAACCTCATTTTTTTAAACTGAAACactaacatttaaaaaaaaaacattaagcTATACAATTACCGAACACCTAAGTAACACTAATTATAACAAATTACCTTCAACTCTTCAAGAGAGAATCCCCTACCCTCCCTAAGTTTCATGTTGTACTTCAAGGTTTGCCCATGAACCTGAGGACGGAGTCGTCCCGCAGGCCTTGGGAAAACTTTGACGGCCTTCGCTTGTCTTGCTGaaattaaatacataaataaacaGATTAAACTATGCTACGTCAACAAAAGCGTGAATAATTAAACTAAGTATTCACAACGTACCATTGCGTCTCCTTGTTTTGCGAGCAGGTTGGTTGAACCATGTCTTGACATAGTTCTGCCAATGCTTCTTGAAGTGACCGTTTGGGATAACATTGTTATGTTTCACCATGACTGATCTACAACACGTATCACACGTTTAATTTAAGCATGACTAATACAATTATTATTTCTTTACAAACATTTTCATATTAAAAATGGGTGAAAACTTTTACACCGCCATTTTTCAGTCATACACCTTTAAATATGCTTTAAAGCATTGTACTATACAACAATTTAAAGCATATTTACTGGTATGTGGCTAAAAGATGGTGGTGTAAAGATCACTTCCCATTAAAAATACAAACAAAAATCGTTGATTTGCACCAAAGCACAAACTTTGAGCAATCTAAATACTAATATGAATCCtcatttttataaatttatatcatTATAAAAACAATTTATATATCATATGATCTTTGATTCTACAAGTGCAATTTTATATCTATTCAGACAAAAAAAAGGCTTATTAAATCATTATATGTACATTGACCtttaaatcataattaaaattatacaaataattagGTTAAACACAATCTAATTTCAGCACATGAAAATTTAGAGCATATTATGATATATTTTTTCACCTAACAAACAATAGCCTCCCAGTATCCTTTCATTATCATAAATTAGCAACTAATCAATCAGTTCATAAAGCGTAAGAAATGAGGCGTAAATGTTTAACATTTACTAAACATAAGATGATATAACCTAAAAAGATTGAATCAAAACATACCTGAGTTCGAGAAAAAAAACTTCGGCAACGGGACGAGGTGAGATTTTGAGGTAAACCTAACCCTAAATCGCTATGTGTATATCTAATGGGCCTAATTTAATTATTACTGTATATAGTTTCCAATATATAGGCCGGCCCAACAAAGTAAACAATACATTTCATAACATAACAAGTTAACAACAATACAAAttgcttttttttcttttttctttttttttttttttggcaaaataacgaATACTATTAAAATGAGAGATACCTTCATCAAATTATGAAGGATCCCAAAATCGAttacaacaacactaaccattttAAGGCTCGAAAATGAGTAAGAAAACTAAATACCCTAAAGAACCTAACTCAAATCGAGCCTCAACCGGCGTGCATGCAAAGACAAAACTAAGCAAATGAATACATCACAAAGGATAAGCTATAAACTAAAAGAGTGAGAGCTAAAAGAAATGACAAAAAAGCGACGATTCACAACTAAAGCAACTAACAATCATGGGCTAAATTAATCGGCTTTGGGAGTAGCATTACCGTTCCTTAAATCCGGACGATTAGTAATCCCGTCTTCCTTATCGATCCGGACCCCTTTTCCTTTCCTCGAATTGAAattatgtcataccccgtcctaatccatctggacgaagtcaccaacatctggtcccattgcgatgatcgactccaaattatgtctttaaaatgagcaaatgcacagcggaagatttctttcatacctgagaataaacatgctctaaagtgtcaaccaaaaggttggtgagttcattagtttatcgtaatccatcatttccataattttaatagatcacaagatttcatttattcaataatcatacactcataagtgtttaaaattcattcatatggattgaacacatggtaaccgacattaacaaaatgcatctagaatattcccaaaaataaaatcgaagtactaaagcagttcaaattctctgactggggcttgtcaaggcccatagatctatctttaggattcgcgtcaattggtggcaattataataaacaccgattcttaggctaccaagctcaacaagggcgatatccggtataacaattcaaccatagaatgtagtttcgattacttgtgtctatttcgtaaaacagttataaaagcagcgcatgtattctcagtcccaaaaatatatattgcaaaagcatttaaaaagggagtaatgaaactcacgatacaatattttgtagtaaaaatattcatactacgatactgaacaatgcagggttggcctcggattcacgaacatatatcatttatatatattaaaacatatactcgtaatctaacaattataactttatatattatgtaattaatttgtatacaTATTTGAGAATAATTATGATTTAtacagttatatttatatatatatatatatatatatatatatatatatatatatatatatatatatatatatatatatatatatatatatatatatatatatatgtttaaaatacctaatttgttttatatgattatttatataaaaattgttaatatgatatattcatacttatatgaaatattacttataagtatattttttatagacttaataatatagtaattaaaagttatatttgattataatgataatattaataataacattacttatactaataattataataaaaatcgtagtaataataatagtgatatttataataatacttgtaacaatattgattttGCTGTTAATAATAGTCAtgatagcgaactctagcattacagcatatagagtgtctatggttattccaaataatatatatagatgcgtcgatatgatatgtcaaaaccttgtatacgtgtccagatatttaaagtgcgtaaaataaataacagaaatcaaatgacgataaataaaattgcgagaattaaattgcgatgaaataaattgcgataaataa
This genomic window from Rutidosis leptorrhynchoides isolate AG116_Rl617_1_P2 chromosome 2, CSIRO_AGI_Rlap_v1, whole genome shotgun sequence contains:
- the LOC139888273 gene encoding acyl-CoA-binding protein-like produces the protein MPTHRGRNAPVAVAMHRGCNAPVTEEFEEYAQKAKSLPDGTTNENKLILYGLNKQATVGPVNTDRPGMFSMTERAKWDAWKAVEAKSKEEAMSDYITKVKQLLEEAGSST
- the LOC139888274 gene encoding protein STRICTOSIDINE SYNTHASE-LIKE 12-like, whose amino-acid sequence is MNTISLFLVNLVVSFSLLKSVLSYNTFDKLVLPPNVIGPESAAFDRAGEGPYVTVADGRILKWNGPIVGFVDFAYTSPIRTKQLCDGTNDLKLGPTCGRPLAISFNYKTSDIYITDAFFGLLVVGFNGGLATQLSGGFNYLSGIDVESYTGNVYLTDSSLTYNIRNSVEEGFAPDSTGRLLKYDPRTQRVTVLLSGLSGVGGPTVSSDRKYVLVPESVNQKIQRYWLQGPKRDTNEVFLTNFGSPKNIKRATNDGEFWVAVEKQVQMITESQGLRVNGSATVLQTVPLTQFLNMNIAVVQEENGAIYVGSSVTNFVGVYAN
- the LOC139891406 gene encoding large ribosomal subunit protein eL13z, whose product is MVKHNNVIPNGHFKKHWQNYVKTWFNQPARKTRRRNARQAKAVKVFPRPAGRLRPQVHGQTLKYNMKLREGRGFSLEELKAAGIPKKLAPTIGIAVDHRRRNRSLEGLQANVQRLKTFKAKLVVFPRRARKTKAGDSTPEELASATQVQGPVLPIVREKPVTELVKVTDEMKSFNAFAKIRLERTNKRHLGARLKRAAEAEKEEKK